A region of Vigna radiata var. radiata cultivar VC1973A chromosome 10, Vradiata_ver6, whole genome shotgun sequence DNA encodes the following proteins:
- the LOC106774638 gene encoding pentatricopeptide repeat-containing protein At5g66500, mitochondrial, which translates to MIQNLRHKTCSTLNLNHVSNIIGIINHYLHHKTFTTNFSSSSLTQYISQTNSLIASLVRRGDPVSAWILFHSLRRARADVDAYTFTSVLRACTLLHISQLGTQVHAQMVKTGADSGTVAKTSLVDMYSKCGSLDEAVKVFDEMGLRDVVAWNALLSCFLRCDLPVEAVGVLRAMGRENVELSEFTLCSALKSCASLKALELGRQVHGLVVCMGRDMVVLSTALIDFYSSVGCVDDALKVFCSLKGWKDDMMYNSLVSGCVRNRRYGEAFRVMGLVRPNAVALTSALVGCSENLDLWAGKQMHSVAVRQGFTRETQLCNALLDMYAKCGKVSLAQSLFDGICEKDVISWTCMIDAYGRNGRGREAVLLFQEMRKEGGKVLPNSVTFLSVLSACGHSGLVEEGKKCFKLLREKYGLEPDPEHYACYIDILGRAGNIEGVWTAYHNMVEQGTRPTAGIWVALLNACSLNHDVERGELAAKHLLQLEPNKSSYIVLVSNFYAAIGRWDRVDELRSVMRTKGLVKEAGNSWINVLGLNQHARSLSV; encoded by the coding sequence ATGATCCAAAACCTCAGACACAAAACGTGTTCCACGCTCAATCTCAACCACGTGTCGAACATAATCGGAATCATCAACCATTATTTGCACCACAAAACTTTCACAACCAACTTTTCGTCATCATCTCTCACTCAATACATTTCTCAAACCAACTCCCTAATCGCCTCGCTTGTTCGCCGAGGCGATCCTGTCTCTGCATGGATTCTCTTCCACTCTCTACGTCGCGCGCGTGCCGACGTTGACGCGTACACCTTTACCTCTGTCTTGCGCGCTTGTACTCTCTTGCATATCTCTCAACTCGGGACACAAGTCCATGCCCAAATGGTAAAAACCGGTGCTGATTCCGGCACCGTCGCGAAAACCTCGCTGGTGGATATGTACTCCAAGTGCGGGTCTTTGGACGAAGCAGTGAAGGTGTTTGACGAAATGGGTCTGCGAGATGTTGTCGCTTGGAACGCTTTGCTTTCGTGTTTTTTGCGGTGTGATCTTCCTGTTGAGGCTGTTGGGGTTCTTAGGGCGATGGGGAGGGAGAATGTTGAGCTTAGTGAGTTTACTTTGTGTTCTGCGTTGAAGTCTTGTGCTTCTTTGAAGGCGTTGGAGCTTGGAAGGCAGGTTCATGGTTTGGTGGTGTGTATGGGGCGTGATATGGTTGTTTTGAGCACTGCTCTTATTGATTTTTACTCCAGTGTTGGGTGTGTTGATGATGCTTTGAAGGTGTTTTGCAGTTTGAAGGGTTGGAAGGATGATATGATGTATAACTCGTTGGTTTCTGGGTGTGTTAGGAATAGGAGGTATGGCGAGGCATTTAGAGTTATGGGCTTGGTGAGGCCCAATGCTGTTGCGCTTACCAGTGCTCTGGTGGGGTGCTCTGAGAATTTGGATTTGTGGGCAGGGAAGCAGATGCACTCTGTTGCGGTTCGGCAGGGTTTTACTCGTGAGACTCAGCTGTGTAATGCCCTGTTGGATATGTATGCGAAATGTGGAAAGGTTTCGCTTGCCCAGTCGTTGTTTGATGGAATTTGTGAGAAGGATGTGATTTCCTGGACTTGTATGATTGATGCGTATGGAAGAAATGGACGGGGGCGTGAAGCTGTTCTGCTGTTTCAGGAGATGAGGAAAGAAGGGGGGAAGGTGTTACCGAATTCCGTGACTTTTTTGTCTGTTTTATCGGCTTGTGGTCACTCTGGACTGGTGGAGGAAGgcaaaaaatgtttcaaattgtTGAGGGAGAAGTATGGTCTTGAACCAGATCCAGAGCACTATGCTTGCTACATAGATATCTTAGGCCGGGCGGGTAACATAGAAGGGGTATGGACTGCGTATCACAATATGGTCGAGCAGGGTACTAGGCCTACTGCAGGAATATGGGTAGCATTGTTGAATGCCTGCAGTCTTAATCATGATGTTGAAAGAGGTGAATTGGCTGCCAAGCATCTCTTGCAGTTGGAACCCAATAAATCTAGCTATATTGTTCTTGTATCAAACTTCTATGCAGCCATTGGCAGGTGGGATCGTGTTGATGAACTGAGAAGCGTCATGAGGACAAAAGGGTTGGTCAAGGAAGCTGGAAATAGTTGGATCAATGTTCTGGGCTTGAACCAACATGCTAGGTCACTATCTGTTTGA
- the LOC106776168 gene encoding sodium/hydrogen exchanger 6, translated as MASEIEISPADARKAPGKEQQAAGVGILLQIMMLVLSFVLGHVLRRKKVYIIPEASASLLIGLIVGILANISDTETSIRAWFNFHEEFFFLFLLPPIIFQSGFSLAPKPFFSNFGAIVTFAIFGTFIASIVTGILVYLGGLLFLMYKLPLVECLMFGALISATDPVTVLSIFQELGTDVNLYALVFGESVLNDAMAISLYRTMSSVKAQPSGQNLFMVVVRFLETFVGSMSAGVGVGFISALLFKYAGLDIDNLQNLESCLFVLFPYFSYMLAEGLGLSGIVSILFTGIVMKHYAYSNLSQSSQRFASAFFELISSLAETFVFIYMGFDIAMEQHSWSHVGFIFFSIIFIGIARAANVFSCAYLVNLVRPSHRKIPPKHQKALWYSGLRGAMAFALALQSVHDLPEGHGQTIFTATTAIVVLTVLLIGGSTGTMLEALDVVGGDNDSPLSSVGTITNFDGNNGYIAPPYNEESSSGNKIKMKLKEFHKSAASFTAIDKNYLTPFFTIQNGDEDDEAEPFTSGFHGQNRYST; from the exons ATGGCTTCGGAGATTGAAATTTCTCCGGCCGACGCTCGCAAGGCTCCCGGCAAAGAGCAGCAAGCGGCCGGCGTCGGAATCCTTCTGCAGATCATGATGCTCGTCCTGTCCTTCGTCCTCGGTCACGTTCTCCGTCGCAAGAAGGTTTACATCATCCCCGAAGCCAGTGCTTCTCTTCTCATAG GGTTAATTGTTGGCATTCTAGCAAACATTTCGGACACCGAGACTAGTATCAG GGCGTGGTTCAATTTTCACGAGGAGTTTTTCTTCCTGTTCCTGCTACCTCCTATCATATT TCAGTCCGGGTTCAGTCTCGCACCT AAACCCTTTTTCTCGAATTTTGGAGCAATAGTCACATTTGCTATATTCGGCACCTTTATAGCTTCAATTGTTACCGGTATCTTGGT TTATCTTGGTGGTTTGCTCTTTCTAATGTATAAGCTACCTCTCGTAGAGTGCCTGATGTTTGGTGCTCTTATATCAGCTACTGATCCTGTAACTGTTTTGTCCATATTCCAG GAGCTGGGCACTGATGTCAATCTATATGCCTTGGTTTTTGGGGAATCCGTTCTGAATGATGCA ATGGCAATTTCTTTGTACAG GACAATGTCATCTGTTAAAGCTCAGCCATCTGGACAAAATTTATTCATGGTGGTTGTTCGGTTTTTGGAGACTTTTGTTGGGTCAATGTCAGCAG GTGTTGGTGTTGGATTTATATCTGCTTTG CTATTTAAGTATGCAGGATTAGATATTGACAA CCTTCAGAACTTGGAGAGCTGTCTATTTGTCCTTTTCCCATATTTCTC gtACATGCTTGCTGAAGGTCTTGGTCTGTCTGGTATTGTTTCAATACTGTTCACTGGAATA gTCATGAAGCACTATGCGTATTCCAATTTGTCACAAAGTTCTCAAAGATTTGCTTCAGCCTTCTTCGAGTTGATATCATCTTTAGCTGAAACATTTGT ATTTATATACATGGGCTTTGATATTGCTATGGAGCAACATAGCTGGTCACATGTTGGATTTATATTCTTCTCCATT ATATTTATTGGAATTGCAAG GGCTGCAAATGTCTTTTCTTGCGCTTATTTGGTCAATCTGGTCAGACCCAGTCATCGAAAGATACCTCCAAAACATCAGAAGGCACTTTGGTATAGTG GACTTCGAGGAGCAATGGCTTTTGCGCTTGCTCTGCAATCCGTTCATGATCTTCCAGAAGGACATGGGCAGACCATCTTTACTGCAACTACTGCAATAGTTGTCTTGACG GTATTGCTAATTGGTGGTTCAACAGGTACCATGCTGGAAGCTCTAGATGTTGTAGGTGGTGATAATGATAGCCCTTTGTCTTCAGTTGGTACTATTACA aaTTTTGATGGAAACAATGGTTATATTGCTCCTCCTTACAATGAAGAGTCATCTTCAGGGAACAAAATCAAGATGAAGCTAAAAGAATTCCACAAGAG TGCTGCATCCTTTACAGCAATTGATAAAAACTACCTCACCCCATTCTTTACAATTCAAAATGGAGATGAAGATGACGAAG CCGAGCCTTTTACATCGGGATTTCATGGGCAGAACCGTTATTCGACATGA
- the LOC106775272 gene encoding protein ENDOSPERM DEFECTIVE 1 — protein sequence MVPMQEDNPDLTAPPPPPPPPHQRRPRVREVSSRFMSPAVQRRPRTEPDPAVDENSETPFPMGCSVSQRKQPQRSMKLFKENNNAHEQVPPHPSKSCSGRIGSGNSTPCVSRPGTPTPSVYVSSRYRLSQQHHHHSNHHHHRFANGMASAAEKLMQASGLNQVKPNAACSSDDSGVNCSVQSLPELGDRDLLLQSNLSVGEIIGGSNGGDLKFRHPSPLSRSVNFPSSGTEKQPPSSVSKQHGNGNQLAKSGGLSLPPVPPQSLKPAVDVRRGKKGSGHQEDVHSLRLLYNRYLQWRFANAKGHTTMKAQQVESQKVLYSQAMKISEMRESVNKKRIELDFLRRSKTLTSILEAQIPYLDEWSIMTEEYSVSITEAIQALVNTSVQLPVGGHVRVDVREVGDALNSALKMLETMISNIQRFVPKAEEIDISISELARIAGGERALVGECGDLLSKTYKSQVEECCLRSQQIQMHSFCLENKNKE from the exons ATGGTGCCCATGCAAGAGGACAACCCCGATCTCACCGCCCCTCCGCCACCTCCTCCGCCCCCCCACCAGCGCCGGCCGAGGGTCCGAGAGGTCAGCTCCCGGTTCATGTCCCCCGCCGTGCAGCGCCGCCCCCGGACGGAGCCCGATCCCGCCGTCGACGAGAACTCCGAAACTCCATTTCCAATGGGATGTTCTGTCTCTCAGAGAAAACAACCACAACGTTCCATGAAGCttttcaaagaaaacaacaacGCACACGAACAGGTTCCCCCACACCCTTCAAAATCGTGTTCTGGCAGAATCGGCAGCGGCAATTCCACCCCTTGTGTTTCTAGGCCTGGCACTCCCACTCCCTCGGTTTACGTGTCTTCAAGGTATAGACTCTCGCAACAACACCATCACCATAGTAACCATCACCATCATAGATTTGCAAATGGCATGGCTTCAGCTGCTGAGAAATTGATGCAAGCCAGTGGGTTGAATCAGGTCAAGCCTAATGCTGCTTGCTCTAGTGATGATTCCGGGGTGAACTGCAGTGTTCAGTCACTTCCTGAATTGGGGGATAGGGATTTGTTGCTTCAGTCCAATTTATCTGTGGGTGAGATAATTGGGGGTAGCAATGGCGGGGACTTGAAATTTCGCCACCCTTCGCCATTGTCGCGGTCGGTTAATTTTCCTTCTTCTGGAACTGAGAAGCAGCCTCCTTCTTCAGTCTCCAAGCAGCATGGGAATGGAAATCAGTTAGCTAAGTCAGGGGGGCTTAGTTTGCCTCCTGTCCCGCCTCAGAGTTTAAAGCCAGCAGTGGATGTGAGGAGAGGGAAGAAAGGGTCTGGTCATCAGGAAGATGTGCATTCCCTTAGATTGTTATATAATCGTTATTTGCAATGGAGATTCGCCAATGCGAAAGGGCACACCACGATGAAGGCTCAGCAAGTAGAAAGCCAG AAAGTACTATATTCTCAAGCAATGAAAATATCAGAAATGCGTGAGTCTGTAAACAAGAAACGCATAGAACTGGATTTTTTGAGGAGATCAAAGACTTTGACAAGTATTCTTGAAGCTCAA ATTCCATATCTAGATGAGTGGTCGATTATGACGGAAGAATATTCAGTCTCGATTACTGAAGCAATTCAGGCTTTAGTGAATACCTCAGTGCAACTTCCAGTTGGTGGGCATGTTAGA GTTGATGTAAGAGAGGTGGGGGATGCTCTTAATTCAGCATTGAAGATGTTGGAAACAATGATTTCCAACATCCAAAGATTCGTGCCCAAG GCAGAAGAAATAGATATTTCTATTTCAGAATTAGCCAGAATTGCTGGAGGGGAAAGAGCACTTGTTGGAGAATGTGGAGACTTATTGTCAAAGACATACAAATCACAG GTGGAGGAGTGCTGCTTAAGAAGTCAACAGATCCAAATGCATTCATTTTGCCTTGAGAATAAGAACAAAGAATAA